One window of the Macaca thibetana thibetana isolate TM-01 chromosome 1, ASM2454274v1, whole genome shotgun sequence genome contains the following:
- the LOC126934912 gene encoding uncharacterized protein LOC126934912, which yields MREREMGYQKLFGSGSGSTPGLRRHRSLCPFHAFFGLCRVCIPVSEVFVVVLSRTSFHSSLSLPTPLVSLPSYSRWRATGKLRRCWRRRRPGGCVEEAATAARRREGPGGGGGLSEGLEPRGLTSTRGHKRRTETSLVRATFHPPAPQSAQVGVTVPFHFSQVPCFSPSRVGGEQGSLIVVPSGGPRSGWGLFWQSGSLIGKLIQGSNQLKSSCRVISAFSQSGF from the exons ATGAGAGAGCGGGAAATGGGGTACCAGAAGCTTTTTGGGTCTGGGTCGGGGTCAACTCCTGGACTTCGACGCCACCGGTCATTGTGTCCTTTCCACGCCTTTTTCGGTCTCTGTCGTGTCTGTATCCCGGTGtctgaggtttttgttgttgttttgtcccGAACTTCATTTCACTCTTCACTCTCCCTTCCAACTCCACTCGTGTCCCTTCCCTCCTACTCCCGCTGGCGGGCGACCGGGAAGCTAAGGAGGtgctggcggcggcggcggccgggagGCTGCGTGGAAGAGGCGGCGACAGCAGCCAGGAGGCGGG AGGGGCCCGGAGGAGGGGGAGGCTTGAGCGAGGGGCTAGAACCGCGAGGACTGACCAGCACCAGAGGACACAAGAGGAGGACAGAGACTTCACTGGTTCGGGCGACATTTCACCCCCCAGCACCCCAGTCGGCACAGGTAGGAGTCACAGTCCCATTTCACTTTAGCCAGGTGCCATGTTTTTCCCCCAGCAGAGTTGGAGGGGAGCAAGGAAGCCTCATTGTGGTGCCCTCTGGTGGTCCCCGCTCAGGATGGGGCCTTTTCTGGCAGTCTGGGTCACTGATTGGGAAACTGATCCAAGGGAGCAATCAGTTGAAATCTAGCTGCAGAGTTATTTCAGCTTTTTCCCAGTCTGGGTTCTGA